The Halictus rubicundus isolate RS-2024b chromosome 3, iyHalRubi1_principal, whole genome shotgun sequence genome includes a region encoding these proteins:
- the LOC143352275 gene encoding kin of IRRE-like protein 1 codes for MAPFHGMALILLGIGCHLLRAEPASDHRNQAAQRFEDEIGRTERRTHRGTRRTTFYKDPTQKVTAVVGQTVVLLCRVKNLGNRTVSWIRKRDLHILTSMSTTYTSDARFTIVGDLDNDEWNLQIDYAQPRDTGIYECQVNTEPKIHRAIVLKVLDVQAKITGPEEVYVKKGSTIGLTCIVDTQDIPPSNVTWYHAGTAIDFDGPRGGVSLETEKGKNGTTSKLLITRALLNDSGNYTCASNKVAPASVMIHVLNGEHPAAMQHGGTGNANRRAILFSLLLLVDRTLR; via the exons ATGGCACCGTTCCACGGCATGGCTCTTATACTGCTCGGAATCGGATGTCACCTGTTACGCGCCGAACCGGCCTCCGATCATCGGAACCAAG CGGCGCAACGATTCGAAGATGAGATCGGCAGGACCGAACGGCGGACGCATCGGGGGACGAGGAGGACCACTTTCTACAAAGATCCAACTCAAAAAGTGACCGCCGTTGTCGGGCAAACTGTTGTGCTGTTGTGCCGCGTCAAGAATTTGGGGAACAGAACC GTGTCCTGGATTCGCAAAAGGGATCTGCACATCCTGACGTCCATGTCCACGACCTACACGAGCGACGCGAGGTTCACGATAGTCGGCGATTTGGACAACGACGAGTGGAACTTGCAAATAGATTACGCGCAACCCCGGGACACCGGGATCTACGAGTGCCAAGTGAACACGGAGCCCAAGATCCACAGGGCAATTGTACTAAAAGTTTTAG ACGTTCAAGCAAAGATCACCGGGCCGGAAGAAGTCTACGTGAAGAAGGGCAGCACGATCGGTTTAACTTGCATCGTGGACACTCAGGACATTCCTCCGAGCAATGTGACGTGGTATCATGCTGGTACAGCGATCGATTTCGATGGTCCAAG GGGTGGCGTTTCTCTGGAAACGGAGAAAGGTAAAAACGGCACCACCAGCAAGCTGTTGATAACCCGTGCTCTGCTCAACGACAGTGGAAATTACACCTGTGCTTCGAACAAGGTGGCTCCAGCCAGCGTCATGATTCACGTGTTAAACG GTGAACATCCTGCGGCGATGCAGCACGGTGGCACCGGCAACGCGAATAGAAGAGCGATTCTGTTCAGCCTGCTCCTACTGGTGGACAGAACGTTACGGTGA